The following proteins are co-located in the Microvirga ossetica genome:
- a CDS encoding cache domain-containing protein has translation MSKQRLRLRGLFQKYFLVLFLAVVIPLATNGVSEAWFGYRDQRATLDQLLGVEARSAGAKIQGFLDGIANQLGWLVQLPWTDEPDERRRIDALRLLRQVPAIVSLTLLDGNGRERLYVSRIGLNRTETRTDRSADEAVAGARSNRLWYGEVSYYRDSEPYMTVAISGNRPSVGVVVAEVNLKLIWDVISAIKIGATGDAFVLDGPGRLVAHPDISLVLRGADEATLAPFREIREVIQRAGADVATGWDAEGIAVAAAAAPVAGPDWTVVVEQPLSEAFGPIYAALWRTVGLLLAGAAFSGLLAYVLASRMTKPIHMLEDGTERIGAGQFDHRIHIATGDELQRLAESFNAMAAELAVSQERQERIAKLKRFLAPQVAELVDRKGDDDVLEGRRTEVVTVFGDLRGFTAFSARTAPEEVMSVLSEYYDALGQIITKYGATLTSFSGDGLMLLVNAPVPVAEPALQAVDLAVEMQLCVQKLIVGWHQRGYRIGFGMGLAMGQATVGRIGYESRFDYTAIGSVVNLAARLCASAADREILADATVAEAVKDQRILNPTGMRRIKGYDEEFLVYRVAYAERPDAV, from the coding sequence ATGAGCAAGCAGCGTCTCCGGCTCCGCGGCCTGTTCCAGAAATATTTCCTCGTGCTGTTTCTGGCCGTGGTCATTCCTCTGGCGACCAATGGCGTCAGCGAGGCCTGGTTCGGCTATCGCGACCAGCGGGCGACGCTCGATCAGCTTTTGGGGGTCGAGGCGCGGTCGGCGGGCGCCAAGATCCAGGGCTTTCTCGACGGCATCGCCAATCAGCTCGGCTGGCTGGTCCAGCTCCCCTGGACCGACGAACCGGACGAGCGGCGGCGGATCGATGCCCTGCGCCTGCTGCGGCAGGTGCCGGCCATCGTCAGCCTCACGCTTCTCGACGGCAACGGACGCGAGCGTCTCTATGTCTCGCGCATCGGCCTGAACCGAACCGAGACCCGAACCGACCGCTCGGCCGACGAGGCCGTGGCGGGAGCCCGCTCGAACCGGCTCTGGTACGGCGAAGTCAGCTATTATCGCGACTCCGAGCCCTACATGACGGTTGCGATATCCGGCAATCGTCCCTCGGTCGGCGTGGTTGTCGCCGAGGTGAACCTGAAACTGATCTGGGACGTGATCTCGGCCATCAAGATCGGCGCGACGGGCGACGCCTTCGTGCTGGACGGGCCGGGCCGGCTCGTGGCCCATCCGGACATCAGCCTCGTGCTGCGGGGCGCGGACGAGGCGACGCTCGCTCCCTTCCGGGAGATCCGGGAGGTGATCCAACGCGCCGGTGCGGATGTCGCGACGGGCTGGGACGCCGAGGGCATCGCCGTCGCAGCAGCCGCCGCGCCGGTTGCCGGCCCTGACTGGACGGTCGTGGTCGAGCAGCCCCTGTCCGAGGCCTTCGGGCCGATCTATGCGGCCTTGTGGCGGACCGTCGGCCTTCTTCTCGCCGGCGCCGCCTTCTCGGGTTTGCTGGCCTATGTCCTCGCCAGCCGGATGACCAAGCCGATCCACATGCTCGAGGATGGCACCGAGCGCATCGGTGCCGGGCAGTTCGACCATCGCATCCATATCGCAACGGGGGACGAACTTCAGCGGCTCGCCGAGAGCTTCAACGCCATGGCCGCTGAGCTCGCCGTGTCGCAGGAACGCCAGGAGCGGATCGCGAAACTCAAGCGGTTCCTCGCGCCGCAGGTGGCGGAGCTGGTCGACCGCAAGGGTGACGACGATGTGCTCGAGGGCCGCCGCACCGAAGTCGTGACCGTGTTCGGCGACCTGCGCGGCTTCACCGCCTTTTCGGCAAGGACGGCTCCCGAGGAGGTGATGAGCGTCCTGTCGGAATATTACGATGCGCTCGGCCAGATCATCACCAAGTATGGGGCGACGCTCACGAGCTTTTCGGGCGACGGGCTGATGCTCCTCGTCAACGCGCCCGTCCCGGTCGCGGAGCCGGCGCTGCAGGCCGTCGATCTTGCGGTGGAGATGCAGCTTTGCGTGCAGAAGCTCATCGTCGGCTGGCACCAGCGGGGATACCGGATCGGGTTCGGGATGGGGCTTGCCATGGGCCAGGCCACGGTCGGGCGGATCGGCTACGAGAGCCGGTTCGACTACACCGCCATCGGCAGCGTCGTGAACCTCGCCGCGCGCCTGTGCGCGTCGGCCGCCGACCGGGAGATCCTCGCGGACGCGACGGTTGCGGAGGCGGTCAAGGATCAGCGGATTCTGAACCCGACGGGGATGCGCCGGATCAAGGGGTATGACGAAGAGTTCCTCGTATACCGCGTCGCTTACGCCGAGCGGCCCGACGCGGTTTAA
- a CDS encoding potassium channel family protein yields the protein MRRVYTDRLLTLLTVVLMLAMFVFAPLQAVGIFVFQGFAIAALLAIIGSMFVISDHPAALAVMFICLTANIVVFVLRLYYPPWPYNLYVLASAWLAISVTLGAVVAQAVFRRGRITYHRIVGAILLYLLIAVFFGTLFIFVGLSTPDAIKGITFEDNAALANSVFYLSFVTLTSTGYGDIVPVHPIARTLCILESVIGQLYPATLLARIVTLEMRHSSD from the coding sequence ATGCGGCGCGTGTATACGGACCGGCTGCTCACGCTGCTGACCGTAGTGCTGATGCTTGCGATGTTTGTCTTTGCACCGCTTCAGGCCGTCGGAATTTTCGTGTTTCAGGGCTTCGCGATCGCGGCCCTGTTGGCGATCATCGGCAGCATGTTCGTCATCTCCGACCACCCCGCGGCTTTAGCCGTGATGTTTATCTGCCTCACGGCCAATATCGTCGTCTTCGTGCTGCGGCTCTATTATCCGCCATGGCCATACAACCTTTATGTATTGGCGTCTGCCTGGCTCGCCATCTCGGTCACTCTTGGAGCGGTCGTCGCCCAAGCCGTCTTCAGGCGCGGCCGCATCACCTATCACCGCATCGTGGGCGCCATCCTGCTGTACCTGCTCATCGCCGTCTTTTTCGGGACCCTGTTCATCTTTGTCGGGCTGTCGACCCCGGATGCCATCAAGGGAATAACATTCGAAGACAACGCGGCCCTTGCCAACTCGGTCTTCTATCTGAGCTTCGTGACCCTGACCTCGACGGGATACGGCGACATCGTTCCGGTGCATCCGATCGCACGCACGCTGTGCATCCTCGAAAGCGTGATCGGCCAATTGTATCCGGCGACTTTGCTGGCGAGGATCGTGACCCTCGAAATGCGTCACAGCAGCGACTGA
- a CDS encoding SDR family oxidoreductase: MNVRDLFDLSGQTALITGSSGGLGLAIARGLAEAGAAVILNGRDEAKLTAAAHTLSSAGHRVTTSAFDVSDESAIEAAFDGFDRSGIAIDILVNNAGIQLRKPMVDLAADEWRMVLETNLTSAFLVGREAARRMIARGNGGKVINIGSLASEVARATIAPYTAAKGGIKMLTRSMAAEWAAHGIQANAIGPGYIVTDMNRALAEDAKFDAWVRGRTPSGRWGVPDDLIGVAVFLASAASAYVNGQIIYVDGGLLAVL, encoded by the coding sequence ATGAACGTGCGGGACTTATTCGATCTTTCCGGCCAAACGGCGTTGATCACCGGCTCATCGGGGGGCTTGGGGCTGGCCATTGCCCGCGGGCTTGCGGAGGCCGGCGCGGCGGTCATTCTCAATGGTCGCGATGAGGCAAAGCTCACCGCTGCCGCGCACACGCTGAGCAGTGCCGGGCATCGGGTCACCACGAGCGCTTTCGATGTCTCCGACGAGAGCGCGATCGAGGCTGCCTTCGATGGCTTCGACCGCTCGGGCATCGCCATCGACATTCTCGTCAACAATGCCGGCATTCAACTGCGCAAGCCGATGGTGGATCTGGCGGCCGACGAGTGGCGGATGGTGCTGGAAACCAACCTCACCAGCGCCTTCCTGGTCGGTCGCGAGGCTGCAAGACGCATGATCGCACGGGGCAATGGCGGAAAGGTCATCAATATCGGTTCGCTGGCGAGCGAGGTCGCTCGCGCAACCATCGCGCCCTACACGGCCGCGAAGGGCGGCATCAAGATGCTGACGCGCTCCATGGCGGCCGAATGGGCGGCGCACGGCATTCAAGCCAATGCCATCGGCCCTGGCTACATCGTCACCGACATGAACAGGGCCCTTGCGGAGGACGCCAAGTTCGATGCCTGGGTGCGAGGCCGGACTCCCTCCGGGCGCTGGGGCGTGCCGGATGACCTGATCGGCGTTGCCGTATTCCTGGCCTCTGCCGCATCGGCCTATGTCAATGGCCAGATCATCTACGTCGACGGCGGGCTGCTCGCGGTGCTGTGA
- a CDS encoding DUF2231 domain-containing protein codes for MPPQYIRSRQSTAAIAGHPIHAMLVPFPIVCFTLALIADIAYWRTSNLMWLEFSAWLLLAGIVFGVLAAVFGAIDFFARPEIRSLKPAWPHAIGNLIALILAFFNNLVHTADGWTAVVPWGLTLSALTVLVMLVTGWLGAALVHIHGVGVRYYD; via the coding sequence ATGCCGCCGCAATATATCAGGTCTCGGCAATCGACCGCCGCAATCGCCGGGCATCCGATCCACGCGATGCTGGTGCCGTTTCCCATCGTCTGCTTCACGCTCGCTCTCATTGCCGACATCGCTTACTGGCGAACATCGAATCTGATGTGGCTGGAATTCTCCGCCTGGCTGCTGCTGGCGGGCATCGTTTTCGGCGTCCTTGCAGCTGTGTTCGGGGCGATCGATTTCTTCGCCCGTCCGGAAATCCGCAGTTTGAAGCCTGCCTGGCCGCACGCCATCGGCAACCTCATCGCGCTGATCCTGGCCTTCTTCAACAATCTCGTTCATACGGCCGACGGCTGGACTGCGGTCGTGCCCTGGGGGCTGACTCTCTCGGCGCTGACGGTGCTGGTCATGCTCGTCACCGGCTGGCTTGGCGCGGCGCTCGTTCATATCCACGGCGTGGGAGTGCGCTACTATGACTGA